In Apis cerana isolate GH-2021 linkage group LG5, AcerK_1.0, whole genome shotgun sequence, a single genomic region encodes these proteins:
- the LOC107994353 gene encoding zinc transporter 7 — protein MKMLPLSHKDSRNLGSRIKEKLLGWKRLIFSDKNTRNLFLFLLLNLSFACIELMYGIWTNSLGLISDSFHMFFDCTGLLFGLAASVITKWRANERYSYGYVRAEVLGGFVNALLLFFIALFIMSEAVERAIEPPEIKHERLLVVSIMGLIVNLVGMYVFRHGHGHSHGMGHGHSHSHSHGSHTQSHLNHSHSHDHHDIEIDPSFSGTNSQIMKGVFLHILADTLGSVGVIISAVLMRLFGWFIADPICSMLISVLIVLSVLSLMKDSWEILMQRQPAALDHILPQCYNKVTQLAGVYSVQEPHFWTLCSDVYVGCLKLEVARTVEPKYVVAHTQMIFQAAGVRHLTVQLDYAPM, from the coding sequence ATGAAAATGCTTCCTCTTTCACACAAAGATTCAAGAAACCTTGGCAGTAGAATAAAGGAGAAATTATTAGGATGGAAACGTTTGATATTTTCTGACAAAAAtactagaaatttatttttatttcttttattgaatttatcctTTGCCTGCATTGAATTAATGTATGGAATATGGACAAACAGTTTGGGTTTAATATCAGATAGTTTCCATATGTTCTTTGATTGTACTGGCTTATTATTTGGTTTGGCTGCATCAGTTATTACAAAGTGGAGAGCAAATGAACGATATTCTTATGGCTACGTCAGAGCAGAAGTTTTAGGAGGATTTGTCAATGCTCtgcttttattctttattgctCTTTTCATTATGTCTGAAGCTGTGGAAAGAGCCATTGAACCTCCAGAAATTAAACACGAAAGACTTTTAGTTGTATCCATTATGGGATTAATAGTCAATTTAGTAGGAATGTATGTATTTCGTCATGGACATGGACATAGTCATGGAATGGGACATGGTCATTCCCATTCCCATTCTCATGGAAGTCATACACAATCTCATTTAAACCACAGTCATAGTCATGATCATCATGATATAGAAATTGATCCTTCCTTCAGTGGTACAAATTCTCAGATTATGAAAGGAGTTTTCTTACATATCTTAGCAGACACTCTTGGATCTGTAGGTGTAATTATATCAGCAGTACTGATGCGTTTATTCGGTTGGTTTATAGCTGATCCAATTTGTTCTATGCTGATATCAGTATTGATAGTTTTAAGTGTGCTTTCTTTAATGAAAGATTCATGggaaattttaatgcaaagACAACCAGCTGCATTGGATCATATTTTACCACAGTGTTATAACAAAGTGACACAATTAGCTGGAGTATATAGTGTGCAAGAACCACATTTCTGGACACTTTGTTCAGATGTGTATGTTGGGTGCTTGAAATTGGAAGTTGCCAGAACAGTAGAGCCTAAATATGTTGTAGCACACACTCAGATGATTTTTCAAGCTGCTGGAGTAAGGCATTTAACTGTTCAATTAGATTATGCACCTATGTGA